A stretch of bacterium DNA encodes these proteins:
- a CDS encoding IS30 family transposase, translated as THKRVKQQWAATHNRKKLVNKKALETSTKIISILKKYPENLRKTITYDNGIEFCYHEAINKELKTESYFCTPYSAWQKGTVENINGLIRRFFPKKTDFDLISDAELQYVEDWINNRPMKVLNFKTPNEKYQELTGVAIA; from the coding sequence ACACATAAACGTGTAAAACAGCAATGGGCAGCTACTCATAACAGAAAAAAGCTGGTTAACAAAAAAGCTCTTGAAACCAGCACAAAAATCATTTCTATATTAAAAAAATACCCTGAAAATTTACGAAAAACAATTACTTACGACAACGGAATTGAATTTTGTTATCACGAAGCTATAAACAAGGAGCTTAAAACCGAATCATATTTTTGTACGCCATATAGTGCCTGGCAAAAAGGGACTGTCGAAAATATCAACGGATTAATCAGAAGATTTTTTCCTAAAAAAACAGACTTTGACTTAATTTCGGATGCTGAATTGCAATATGTTGAAGATTGGATTAATAATAGACCTATGAAAGTCTTAAATTTTAAAACGCCTAATGAAAAATACCAAGAATTAACGGGTGTTGCGATTGCTTAG